A genome region from Sceloporus undulatus isolate JIND9_A2432 ecotype Alabama chromosome 1, SceUnd_v1.1, whole genome shotgun sequence includes the following:
- the LOC121927819 gene encoding tubulin alpha-4A chain encodes MRECISIHVGQAGVQMGNTCWELYCLEHGIQPDGQMPSEKTIGGGDDSFTTFFCETGAGKHVPRAVFVDLEPTVIDEIRTGPYRQLFHPEQMITGKEDAANNYARGHYTIGKEIIDLVLDRIRKLADQCTGLQGFLVFHSFGGGTGSGFTSLLMERLSVDFGKKSKLEFAIYPAPQISTAVVEPYNSILTTHTTLEHSDCAFMVDNEAIYDICRRNLDIERPTYTNLNRLISQIVSSITASLRFDGALNVDLTEFQTNLVPYPRIHFPLATYAPVISAEKAYHEQLSVAEITNSCFEPANQMVKCDPRHGKYMACCLLYRGDVVPKDVNAAIAAIKTKRSIQFVDWCPTGFKVGINYQPPTAVPGGDLAKVQRAVCMLSNTTAIAEAWARLDHKFDLMYAKRAFVHWYVGEGMEEGEFSEAREDMAALEKDYEEVGIDSYEDEEEGEE; translated from the exons ATg CGTGAGTGTATTTCTATCCATGTTGGCCAGGCTGGCGTGCAGATGGGTAATACTTGCTGGGAATTGTATTGCTTGGAACATGGGATTCAACCTGATGGACAGATGCCAAGCGAGAAGACCATTGGGGGTGGTGATGACTCCTTCACCACCTTCTTCTGTGAAACTGGTGCTGGGAAACACGTACCTCGGGCTGTCTTTGTGGACTTGGAACCCACTGTGATTG ATGAGATTCGTACTGGGCCTTACCGCCAGCTCTTCCATCCTGAGCAGATGATTACTGGCAAAGAAGATGCTGCCAACAACTATGCTCGTGGGCACTATACTATTGGCAAAGAGATCATTGACTTGGTGTTGGACAGGATCCGGAAACTG GCTGATCAATGTACTGGACTCCAAGGATTTTTGGTCTTCCACAGCTTTGGAGGAGGCACTGGTTCAGGATTCACTTCCTTGTTGATGGAACGCCTTTCTGTTGACTTTGGCAAAAAGTCCAAGCTAGAATTTGCTATTTACCCAGCTCCACAGATCTCCACAGCAGTGGTGGAGCCCTACAACTCCATCCTCACCACGCACACCACCCTTGAGCACTCAGACTGTGCTTTCATGGTGGACAATGAAGCCATCTATGATATCTGCCGCAGGAACCTGGACATTGAGCGTCCAACTTACACAAATCTCAATCGCCTTATCAGCCAGATTGTGTCCTCCATAACAGCCTCCTTGCGCTTTGATGGTGCCCTCAATGTAGATCTAACAGAGTTCCAAACCAACTTAGTGCCGTACCCTCGCATCCATTTCCCTCTGGCCACTTACGCCCCAGTCATCTCTGCAGAGAAGGCTTACCATGAGCAGCTTTCAGTTGCTGAGATCACAAATTCTTGTTTTGAACCTGCTAACCAGATGGTGAAATGTGACCCTCGTCATGGCAAATACATGGCCTGCTGCCTTTTGTACCGAGGCGATGTCGTGCCCAAAGACGTCAATGCTGCAATTGCTGCCATAAAGACCAAGCGCAGCATTCAATTTGTAGATTGGTGCCCCACAGGCTTCAAGGTGGGAATTAATTATCAGCCTCCAACTGCGGTTCCTGGTGGAGACCTAGCCAAGGTGCAGCGAGCAGTATGCATGTTGAGCAACACCACAGCCATTGCAGAGGCCTGGGCCCGCCTGGATCATAAGTTTGATCTGATGTATGCCAAACGGGCCTTTGTGCATTGGTATGTAGGGGAAGGCATGGAAGAAGGGGAGTTCTCTGAGGCACGAGAAGACATGGCTGCCCTGGAGAAGGATTATGAAGAGGTGGGAATTGACTCAtatgaagatgaggaagagggagaagagtAA